A single window of Flagellimonas maritima DNA harbors:
- the bioD gene encoding dethiobiotin synthase has protein sequence MNFFITGISTDVGKTLASAIIVEALEADYWKPIQAGDLEYSDSHKVKELISNNKSKIHKNSYALHTPMSPHGAADIDGIKIDLKKIVPPQTENHLVIEGAGGLLVPLNNTDTIFDLIRPDYKVIVVSRHYLGSINHSLLTIEKLQEKNLEIGIIFSGNEHPTTESIILNKTGVSFLGRINEEDAFNKMIVKKYADQLKTGLESF, from the coding sequence ATGAATTTTTTTATTACCGGAATATCCACCGACGTTGGTAAGACGCTTGCTTCAGCCATAATTGTAGAAGCTCTTGAAGCTGATTATTGGAAACCTATACAGGCTGGGGACTTGGAATATTCGGATAGTCATAAAGTTAAAGAGCTAATTTCGAATAACAAATCCAAAATCCACAAGAACAGCTATGCCCTCCATACACCCATGAGTCCACACGGAGCAGCTGATATTGATGGGATAAAAATTGACTTAAAAAAAATAGTTCCGCCACAAACCGAGAATCATTTGGTTATAGAAGGAGCGGGGGGACTATTGGTTCCATTGAACAATACGGACACCATTTTTGATTTAATTCGACCAGACTATAAGGTCATTGTAGTTTCCAGGCACTATTTGGGCAGTATCAACCATTCACTTTTAACTATTGAAAAATTGCAGGAAAAAAATTTGGAGATAGGGATTATTTTCAGCGGAAATGAACACCCAACTACAGAAAGTATTATTTTGAACAAGACAGGAGTTTCATTTCTCGGCAGGATCAATGAAGAAGATGCTTTTAATAAAATGATCGTGAAGAAATATGCTGATCAGTTAAAAACCGGATTGGAATCATTCTAG
- the bioA gene encoding adenosylmethionine--8-amino-7-oxononanoate transaminase, whose product MKRLTKPVTSKKIAERDKKHLWHPLTQHKIHSEMLAISSAKGTILYDEEGKEYVDGISSWYTCMYGHCNPYILKKVSAQMQKLDQVVFSGFTHEPAVKLSEELIKILPVNQEKLFFSDNGSTATEIGIKMALQYHFNKGEKRNVLLAFDEAFHGDTFGAMSVSGLSVYNGPFEDFFIEVKRIPVPTPENIEDVLEILKDRLKNSSVAGFIYEPLVQGAAAMKMHCPVGLNMILSLLKEHNVLTIADEVMTGFGKTGKFFASDHIETKPDVICLSKALTAGLLPMGLTTCTQDVYSAFYSDEMAKGLFHGHTYTANPLACTAALAALELLQTDEVQDNIENIIQWHKQFNESIKNHPKIAATRQLGVIYALDLNVKMERYGNLRDKLFKHFMDNGVFLRPLGNTIYILAPFTTTKKEMEQIYSAVKSAIEMI is encoded by the coding sequence TTGAAGCGTTTGACTAAACCTGTTACATCGAAAAAAATTGCCGAAAGGGACAAAAAACACTTATGGCATCCACTTACCCAACATAAAATCCATTCAGAAATGTTGGCAATTTCGAGTGCAAAAGGAACAATTCTTTACGATGAGGAAGGAAAAGAATACGTGGATGGAATTTCTTCATGGTATACATGCATGTATGGGCATTGCAATCCTTATATTCTGAAAAAAGTGAGTGCCCAGATGCAAAAACTGGATCAAGTAGTTTTCAGTGGTTTCACGCACGAACCAGCGGTAAAGCTTTCCGAAGAACTCATCAAAATCCTTCCTGTCAATCAAGAAAAACTCTTCTTTTCCGACAATGGTTCCACTGCTACCGAGATTGGGATTAAAATGGCCCTGCAATACCATTTTAATAAAGGGGAAAAACGAAATGTACTTTTGGCTTTTGATGAGGCGTTTCATGGAGATACATTTGGAGCCATGTCGGTTTCCGGTCTATCCGTTTATAATGGTCCTTTCGAGGATTTCTTTATTGAGGTGAAGCGGATTCCCGTACCAACTCCAGAAAATATTGAGGATGTTCTAGAGATACTAAAAGATAGATTGAAGAATAGTTCCGTAGCTGGTTTTATCTACGAACCTTTGGTACAAGGTGCAGCAGCAATGAAAATGCATTGCCCTGTTGGTCTTAACATGATTTTATCTCTTTTAAAAGAGCACAATGTACTCACAATTGCTGATGAGGTAATGACGGGATTCGGAAAAACCGGAAAATTTTTTGCATCCGATCACATAGAAACAAAACCGGATGTTATATGCCTTTCAAAAGCACTGACCGCAGGATTATTACCAATGGGGCTTACTACCTGTACGCAAGATGTATACAGTGCATTTTATAGTGACGAGATGGCCAAAGGATTGTTTCATGGACATACCTATACTGCTAACCCTTTGGCATGTACAGCGGCTTTGGCAGCCTTGGAATTACTCCAGACCGATGAAGTTCAGGATAATATTGAAAACATTATCCAGTGGCACAAACAATTTAATGAATCGATCAAAAATCATCCTAAAATAGCTGCTACCCGCCAATTGGGAGTTATATACGCTTTGGATTTGAACGTAAAAATGGAACGTTATGGTAATTTAAGGGACAAACTTTTCAAACATTTTATGGACAATGGTGTTTTTCTTCGCCCACTTGGAAATACTATTTATATTCTGGCACCATTTACAACAACCAAAAAAGAAATGGAACAAATTTATAGCGCTGTAAAGTCCGCCATTGAAATGATATGA
- a CDS encoding ArnT family glycosyltransferase, translated as MLKKVNEFLVPDYKNLNWKTVFLLLLLIALFIRFPFFFRDYIDRDESTFIIMAQSWVEGHLPYTELWDLKPPITFLSFAMVIYFFGKSFIAIRFFGTLIVAITALFTFCIATKLTSKKIAFWCAVFCVFLQSLFGSLQGVMSEHISILFFVMGIYVLFTKKHMVWYLFVGLSFGLSVLSKLNMAYPLLILSIYLIWKGINEKQFWMYFKHLFFIGIGFILLVILTAIPYYLQGEISTWWQSIFEAPLAYSSSKHHSISKTLPFVFIVLLLLVVGLKTKTINFKSKPIQILAVIIIGVLLSFMQAGKVNGHYLIQIYPFLLILAGIAASKVSAIPKKFIGVIILLLFLLPIEAYLEYVNIISNKTEKGTYYNGEGIEVPNYISENNLETKNIFFTEYHIGYWVLGVNPPTKAATHPSSIAREELFPFMKNPRKTGMQELRYILEVLQPKIIVARNGKRIFDKKLVDFNFYIDLYLAQHYTLVKTIDRGLIYQRLE; from the coding sequence GTGCTTAAAAAGGTTAACGAATTCCTTGTTCCTGATTACAAAAATCTAAATTGGAAAACAGTTTTTCTACTACTATTATTGATTGCTCTTTTTATTAGATTCCCATTCTTTTTTAGGGATTATATAGACCGGGACGAAAGTACTTTTATCATAATGGCACAATCGTGGGTAGAAGGGCATTTGCCATACACAGAACTTTGGGATCTAAAACCCCCGATAACATTTCTGTCTTTTGCAATGGTTATCTATTTTTTTGGCAAAAGTTTTATTGCCATTCGTTTTTTTGGAACTCTCATTGTGGCAATTACAGCTCTTTTTACATTTTGCATTGCTACAAAACTGACATCTAAAAAAATTGCTTTTTGGTGTGCTGTTTTCTGTGTTTTTTTACAAAGTCTTTTTGGTAGTCTGCAAGGAGTCATGTCCGAACACATTTCTATTCTATTCTTTGTTATGGGCATTTATGTTTTGTTCACCAAAAAACATATGGTTTGGTATCTTTTTGTTGGTTTAAGCTTTGGGCTTTCCGTGCTATCAAAATTGAATATGGCTTACCCATTACTTATCTTGAGTATTTATCTGATCTGGAAAGGAATTAATGAAAAGCAGTTTTGGATGTATTTCAAACATCTTTTTTTTATAGGTATAGGATTTATTTTATTGGTAATACTAACTGCTATACCCTACTATTTACAAGGTGAAATATCAACATGGTGGCAATCTATTTTTGAGGCTCCTTTGGCATATTCCAGTTCAAAACACCATTCAATTTCAAAAACCTTACCATTTGTTTTTATAGTACTGCTTTTGTTGGTTGTTGGATTGAAGACAAAGACCATAAATTTTAAATCCAAGCCCATACAAATCCTGGCTGTTATCATTATCGGGGTTTTACTTTCCTTCATGCAAGCTGGGAAAGTAAACGGGCATTATTTGATTCAAATCTATCCTTTTTTACTGATTCTAGCGGGTATAGCCGCAAGCAAGGTTTCCGCTATACCCAAAAAGTTTATAGGTGTCATTATATTACTGCTGTTCCTGCTACCCATTGAAGCATACTTGGAATATGTGAATATCATTTCCAATAAAACAGAAAAGGGTACTTATTATAACGGAGAGGGCATTGAAGTTCCTAACTATATCAGTGAAAATAATTTAGAGACCAAAAATATATTCTTTACGGAATATCATATTGGATATTGGGTTTTGGGAGTAAACCCACCAACCAAAGCTGCCACGCATCCCAGTAGTATAGCCAGGGAAGAGCTTTTCCCATTTATGAAAAACCCAAGAAAAACTGGGATGCAAGAACTGCGCTATATTTTAGAGGTTTTACAGCCAAAAATTATTGTCGCACGAAATGGGAAAAGGATTTTCGACAAAAAATTGGTAGATTTCAATTTTTACATAGATTTATATTTGGCCCAACATTACACTTTAGTAAAAACTATAGATCGAGGATTGATTTACCAAAGACTAGAATGA
- a CDS encoding beta-ketoacyl synthase N-terminal-like domain-containing protein — MLKEPISITAIASISSLGDSLEKIWNSYLNDNHNLSKTRIGEQYVWASPLPENTISKIEALKNSNDTYKNLDESVLFAIFSARKAIDSAGWRGTVDFGINIGSSRGATSLFEKYHEEFLKRGKSSTLSSPTTTLGNISSWVAHDLKSKGPEISHSITCSTALHALLNGIAWIQSGMTAKFLVGGSEAPLTPFTIAQMQALKIYAPFDSAQGKNLIASTLLSSQGDNPKQDNEVAERSRSTGTENKVAERSRSYPCQALNFNKKKNSMVLGEGAAMACLESGKQSNALALIQGIGYATEPLKHNVSISTDAQCFQQSMKMALGSLSPEDVDVIVMHSPGTVKGDLSELKAIEKVFCKKLPFLTTNKWKVGHTFGASGMLSIEMAILMLQYQKHIQPPLYQQEVKKESIQRVMVNAVGFGGNAVSVLLSKWTP, encoded by the coding sequence ATGTTGAAAGAACCAATTTCCATTACCGCAATAGCTTCGATTTCTTCATTAGGGGATTCTCTCGAAAAAATATGGAACTCCTATCTAAATGACAACCATAATTTATCAAAAACCAGGATTGGTGAGCAGTATGTTTGGGCATCTCCTCTGCCTGAAAACACTATATCTAAAATAGAAGCCTTAAAAAATTCTAACGATACTTATAAAAATTTGGATGAATCTGTACTTTTCGCCATTTTTTCGGCAAGAAAAGCCATTGATAGTGCAGGTTGGAGAGGCACAGTTGATTTTGGAATCAATATCGGTTCTTCACGTGGGGCGACTTCACTTTTTGAGAAATACCATGAAGAATTTCTAAAACGGGGAAAATCATCTACCTTATCTTCCCCAACAACGACCTTAGGGAATATCTCATCTTGGGTAGCGCACGATTTAAAATCCAAAGGCCCGGAAATCTCACATTCCATTACCTGCTCCACGGCATTACACGCTTTGTTGAACGGTATTGCGTGGATTCAGTCTGGCATGACAGCTAAGTTTTTGGTTGGAGGCAGTGAGGCTCCATTAACACCTTTTACCATAGCCCAGATGCAGGCTTTAAAAATTTATGCCCCCTTCGACTCCGCTCAGGGTAAAAATTTGATAGCTTCGACTCTGCTCAGCTCCCAAGGAGATAATCCAAAACAGGACAATGAGGTAGCTGAGCGTAGTCGAAGCACAGGAACAGAAAATAAGGTAGCTGAGCGTAGTCGAAGCTACCCCTGCCAAGCCTTAAATTTTAACAAGAAAAAAAACTCCATGGTATTGGGAGAAGGAGCAGCAATGGCTTGTTTGGAGAGCGGAAAACAATCAAATGCACTGGCATTGATTCAAGGTATAGGGTATGCCACGGAACCTCTAAAACATAATGTATCTATCTCTACAGATGCACAGTGCTTTCAACAATCCATGAAAATGGCTCTTGGCAGTTTATCCCCAGAAGACGTAGATGTAATTGTGATGCATTCCCCAGGAACCGTGAAGGGTGATTTATCAGAATTGAAAGCAATTGAAAAAGTGTTTTGTAAAAAATTACCTTTTTTAACTACCAATAAATGGAAAGTGGGACACACTTTTGGAGCCTCGGGGATGTTGAGTATAGAAATGGCCATTTTGATGCTCCAATATCAAAAACATATTCAACCTCCATTATATCAACAAGAAGTAAAGAAAGAATCCATACAAAGAGTAATGGTCAATGCCGTAGGGTTCGGGGGGAACGCAGTTTCCGTTTTACTTTCTAAATGGACGCCCTAA
- a CDS encoding DUF2007 domain-containing protein: protein MKQEFYILGSFEFPADVQIIKGKLESEGIQVFLKDENTINSDPLISAAIGGVKLLVYSVDKDRARTIYDDIRNYATDKDGKPIICPNCSAAKSEIYYSRNSIFYKLFPFFEPRKYKCAQCNFITKPNQ, encoded by the coding sequence TTTGAGTTTCCTGCTGATGTACAAATCATAAAAGGTAAACTTGAATCTGAGGGTATACAAGTTTTTTTAAAAGATGAGAATACTATAAACTCAGACCCATTGATCAGTGCAGCTATTGGTGGAGTAAAGTTATTGGTATATTCTGTTGATAAGGATAGGGCCAGGACAATATATGACGACATTCGTAATTATGCGACGGACAAGGATGGAAAACCTATTATCTGCCCTAACTGCAGTGCCGCTAAATCAGAAATATACTATTCAAGAAATAGTATATTTTATAAACTCTTCCCTTTTTTTGAGCCCAGAAAATATAAATGTGCACAATGTAACTTCATAACCAAACCAAACCAATGA